The genome window CGCCGCCGCTCCCGAAGAGGAACCAGCGGCGAACGCCCCCGCGCATCACGCCGGCAGCCCCGCGAATCATGAGGCACCGGCAGTTCCCCCGCAGGAAGAGAAGCACTCGGAACATTGACGCCGTCCTTGCGTCGCTTCGGGTTCCTTCATCCCGCCGCTCGCGTTGCTGTCCGACGACGACACCCCTCCCGCCAGGGCCCAAGAACCCTCTTCTTTCGGCGCCCAGCTTTGCCTCGCTTCTTTGAATATCACGCATTCGAGCTTCGTGAAGCTTGTTTTCACACGAAAAGCTTCTCCTCGCGCTTTCCCTATCCTCCCCGGACAAGACCCCTACCTCTATCTTGATATCGGGCAAATATTTCCGGAAACTTACAAACCCGGGACGGGAAACCCCTCTTTCCCATCGATTCAGCCGACGCTGTCCAATGCGATTTTAATTTGAAGTTTTATCCAAAACTTCAAATAGTTGCATTTGTCCAAGGCCCCTTGCTCCCGCGCGCGCCATTACCTTATCTGAAGCCCCTCAAACGCGTTTCTGCCAGTAAAAATGTATCTGAATTTGAAAACGCGAAAGATTCTCAGTAGTATGCCGATGTCTATCAATTAGAAGGAGGACCCTACGTAAATGACGGAGCCCAAACAAATCCGAAAACTCGCTGATGTGGAGATCAAGACTCCCGTGACCGTTGCGCGCATGAAGCTCGACGATGCGGAGATTGCGCATCTTGCGGACCTCGGCATGCGCCTTGGCAGTGTTGTTCGGGTGCTGCAGGTTTCCCGCGACGAACCCCTGCTCGTTGCCGTCGGAGACGGGCGCATTGCCGTCAATTACGCTGTGGCCCAGAAAATCTACGTTTACTAAGAATCGAGGACACTATGTATCTCAAGGAACTTCCTGTTGGTTCCAAGGGCAAAATCGTCGGCTTCGGCAAGGAACATCCTGAATACCGCCGCCGTCTCGTCATGCTCGGGGCTACTCCCGGCACGACCTTTGAAGTTGTCCGTATCGCTCCCCTCGGCGACCCGATTGAAATTCGAGTCCGCGGCAGCTTCATCAGCGTTCGCCGCGATGAAGCCATGCTGATGGAAGTTGAAAAGATTTAATCGCTTTTGATCTGTGAAGCGGCGGGAAGAACCCCAACTGCCTCCTCTTCAGCGGAAAGAAAGAACGAATTCAAATCCAGATTGGAATCTGAAATGAGTCAGCACATCGTCTGCGTGGTCGGCAATCCGAATTGCGGCAAGACCACATTCTTCAACGCCCTGACGGGTTCCCGTCAGCGCGTGGGCAACTGGCCCGGCGTGACGGTCGATAAGAAGACCGGCAATTTTGAATATAAGGATGCCAAGATCGAGCTCGTCGACCTTCCGGGCATCTACTCCATTACCCCGGCGGCTTCGTCGGGCGAAGACGAACGGGTTGCGCGCGACTACATCCTCTCGGGTGAAGCCGAAGCGGTCATCAACATCGTCGACGCCTCGAACCTCGAGCGCAACCTCTACCTCACGGCTCAGCTCATCGAAATGCAGGTTCCGATGATCGTCGTCGTGAACATGCTCGACATTGCCAAGCAGCACCACATGGAAATCCGCCTCGAAGAGCTCCAGAAGGCTCTCGGCTGCCCGGTGGTGGGCATCGTCGCCTCGCGCGAAACGGGCCTGAACGACGTGAAGGACACGCTCGTCAGCTTCCTCGCGAATCCCGTGGTTCCGCCGATGGCCGTCGAATTCGACAAGGCCATTTCGGACGGCATTGCCGAGGTCGCAGCCGACCTCAAGGCCGAGGGGGTCGAGCGCGCTCCCTGGTTCGCGAGCCAGTTCATGGAAAAGGCTCCGGGCCTTGCTGAAAAGCTCCCGAAGATCGACCTCACGAAGGTTGAGAAGATTGTTGCCGATC of Sutterella faecalis contains these proteins:
- a CDS encoding FeoA family protein; translated protein: MYLKELPVGSKGKIVGFGKEHPEYRRRLVMLGATPGTTFEVVRIAPLGDPIEIRVRGSFISVRRDEAMLMEVEKI
- a CDS encoding FeoA family protein, with product MTEPKQIRKLADVEIKTPVTVARMKLDDAEIAHLADLGMRLGSVVRVLQVSRDEPLLVAVGDGRIAVNYAVAQKIYVY